DNA sequence from the Bacteroidota bacterium genome:
AGATCGACATCTCCCCAGAAACCACCGGAATGACCCCTGATGACTTCAGTAACAATTATTTCGGCGGGTCGCAGGCGTATATCTGGCGCGTGGATTCGGTGACGGTCGGCGAGCGGAGCTACACCTCTTATGAAGCGTCCGGCAATGGCGGTCAGCTGTTAATTGTCGTTCCCGAACTTGACCTTTCGGTTGTCTTCACCGGTGGAAACTACCGCATGGGAGGCATATGGGGGCGTTGGCGGAACGAAATCATTGGTGGACACATCATTCCTGCAATGAAAGATCTGCCATAGTCATCGTCTTTCGAGTTATCGTTGTGTGGCTTTATTGGGAGGGTCTTTTACTAACGTGGTGCATAGCTTTTCTGCAAGTGCCTCGATGGCCTCGCTTGCAGCACGGAAAGCGGGTTTAGCATCCAGACAGCCGGCGTGAATGGATTGGTTTCCCTGTACGCCATCTAATCGCCAGGAAGCAGCGATGAGTAAATCTTCCTCAGGTGTACGGCAAAGCGGGCCAGATTCGGCATCAAGTGCTTTGATGTGTAAAACAATCAAATTCAGATCCTCTTCGTCCGGTTGCGCGCTACATTCTTCAAACGCAGGCCCCCAGGTTTTGTAGAAGAGTACTGGTTTGCCCGAAGCTATTTGGGCTTCTGTAAATGGTAAAGGCTGCGCATTGACAGGTGTGTTGACCAGTATTTCCTCAGTATGGCTCACGCGCATGGTGAAACGGAATACTGGTTGGAATGTCTGTTTAACAACAAGTGGTGGAGACGTTTCTTGCTTTGGAGCAGTTGCTATGAGGCCGGCGAAGGTGAGTAGCCCTATTCCGGCAGCTGTTAGGCCGGCTCGAACTCGCTTGCCCGGGCGCAATAGCCTGGAGAGTACGGACCCGGCGACCAAGCCAAGCAGTGCGCCAACCATCATGCCGCCGAGCATATCCGCAATGCCATCCCACCCCATATCCGGTTTAGGGATAAAAAGACGCACGTAAAGTATCCCCAGCGAAATGCCAGCAAAGCCGCAGGCAGACATCAGTCCTAGTATCGATAAAAAATTTCTCAAAGCTAAAGAGATAGGCTTTTAATGGGTGCGTATAGGAATATTGCACAAGGGATGGCTTGGTCCCTAAACTAGAACATTCTACGCCATTGTGCGTGTGGATTTCTTTAGTATAACATCCGGGTTGGTGAAGAGACAATGGGATCATTTTGGCGCTCATGAAGCAAAAATCAAAACGTTTTGACTTGTTGACACGCTATGTCCGGCGTCTTGTCGGACGGATTCAACAACTGCAGGGAGCGAGCCTGCGCTATTCCAGGGCGCGCCTAGCTGTTGTGCTGGTTATGACAGTTGCTTGCATTGTTCTTTTTCAGCAGGATTTGGTGACCGCTGGGTGGAGTGTGCTGGCGATGGGTATTATCTGTTTTGGTGCGTTGGCATACTACCATGGTAAGGTGTTAGAGAGCCTGCAGCGGCATCGCTACTGGAAAGAGATTAAGCAGTCTCACATGAGCCGCATGCAACTGGATTGGCCCAAGATGCCGGCGCCCCTTGATCTCACACCAGACCCCAATCACCCATTTGAGTCTGATCTAAATATGACAGGGCACCGGTCCATGCACCAGTTGATGAACACAGCACCAAGTCGGGGTGGCGGCGAACGGCTTGCGGATTGGATGCTTGAATTATCTCCAGACCCTGATTGCATAGCTGGGCGGCAATTGCTGGTGCAAGAACTCGCGCATGCTGCATTGTTTAGAGATCACCTTGTACTTGCCGGCAAACTCGTATCAGCAAACGATGAGACGCCCTGGGATGGCAATGCGTTGTTGCAATGGGTAGGCAGTGAAGATAAACCGTTCAAACTCCTGCGTGCATTGTATCTGCTGATCGGGTTTGGGGTTGTGAATATCGGCTTGGTGATGCTCAATGTGATGGGGTTTTTGCCGGCATGGTGGGCACTCACCATAAGCCTGTATGGAGCACTGTATTTATACTTTCATCGCACCTTTGGCTTTGCATCACTCGACGCGTTTAATATCGAAAGCGGACTAAAAAAATTTCGGGCAGTCTGGGCTTATCTCGAAAAGCACCATTACACAAAGATGCCCCAGACCGAAGTGCTTTGTGCGCCATTTTTGAGCCCGGGGGCTAAGCCTTCAGAGGCACTTGGTCGTATTGAGCGTATTGCTGCTTTTGTGAGCCTGCAAATGGCTGCCGGTGGATTCATGGTGCTTGTCCTGAACGCCCTATTTCCGTGGGACCTGTTTTTTACGCATCGCCTTCACCTGGCAAAAAGTACGATCCGCCGCCATTTGCCTGATTGGCTCGATGTCTGGCATGAACTTGAAGCCTTGAGCTCGATGGCTACCTTTGCAGACCTGCATCCAAACTATGTTTTCCCCGAAATCCTGCAAGCATCCGCTTCCGACGCCCCCGTTCTTTCTGCAAAAGCCGTTGGTCACCCACTGCTAGCTGAAGCAGACAAAGTTAAAAACGATTTTGCGATAGATGCCCTGGGGGAGGTAATCATAGTGACAGGCTCCAACATGTCGGGCAAAAGTACTTTTTTGCGCACGCTGGGTGTTAACATGCGGCTGGCTTACATGGGTGCGCCTGTTGATGCAGGTTCGTTTAAAATATCGCTTCTCCGCATCTTTACGTGCCTTCAGGTCAACGACTCGATCAATGATGGTATCTCTTTCTTTTATGCAGAAGTCAAGCGTCTAAAGGCCTTGCTGGATGCTTTTAGAGAGGATGCAGCATATCCGCTCTTTTTTCTGGTAGACGAAATTTTCCGAGGCACAAACAACCGAGAACGGCTAATCGGGAGCCGGGCCTATATCCGTTCTGTAGCCAGCGGACATGGGATTGGACTGATTGCTACACACGACCTGGAACTGGTTCAGTTGGAGGATGAAATTCCTGATATTTCCAATTTCCACTTTAGGGAAGAAATTGTAGATGGCAAAATGGTGTTTGATTACCAACTGCACAACGGGCCATGTCCCACAACAAATGCGCTGCGCATCATGGCGCTTGAAGGTTTGCCGGTAGCGGACATGGATAGCGTAAGTTAATAACGCTGAGGCGGCATCTCTCAGAGATTTGTCCCGACTTTCATTAAACGTCTTGAATTAAGCCGGCAGCGCGATAAATGCCGTTGACGGTCGCGAGGCTCCGCCGGCCCTCGATGCCGTTGATGTGGGCGGTTTGGCCGTTGTTAACCGCTGTTATCAATGTTTTGATCAACGCTGTGTGCCCAACTGCTTTGATGCCACGCGGATCACTGCTGGCGCCAGCTTCAACAGGTTCGCTTGTGATATGTGGAACGACCGTTTGGAGTGTCTTGTCTTTCAGGTACCATCTTGTTGCCGTTTCGCCTGTTACCTGGATGCATCCATTTGTCCCGTACAACTCCAATCTGTGCGGGGCGCCATCACCTGTGGTTGTGGTTGCCGTAACGGTTGCTACGGCACCGCTGGAAAATTTAAGGGAGGCAGCTAAAACGTCTTCGACTTCGATGTCCCGTAGCAAAGTGCCGGCATGAGCTTTAATATCAACGGGATCCCCCATGTACCAAACAAGCAAATCGATGATATGGATACCCTGATTCATTAAGACACCGCCACCATCTTCTGCCCAGGTACCGCGCCAGGGCGCCTGGTCGTAATAGGTCTGGCCGCGGAAGTAGGGCAGTACAACAGAGGCCATGGTGAGTTGTCCGAGGTCGCCACCCATGATGGCTCGCTTGATATCCAGAAACAAGGGTTCTGTCCGCCGCTGAAACGCAACCACGATGTGTACATTATTGGCTTTTGCTGCGGCAATCATGGCGTCAGCATCTGCAAGGCGCAGGGCCATTGGTTTTTCGATCAATACGTGTTTGCCGGCTTCTATACAGGCAATGGCCTGCCGGGCGTGTTGTCCGCTTGGCGTGCAAATGCAGACGGCATCCAGCGTTGTGTCAGCAAGTGCCGCTTCCAGGGACTGACAAGGGACGCCATATTTCTCCGATATACCCTCAAATTTAGACGGTTCATAGTGAATTATAGTGCGCAGGGACGCACCGAGATGTTTATTTGCTTCGATTGCAGTAACATGGTAGTCCGCCACAAGGCCAGGGCCCAGGATTGCAAAATTCATGGCTGTGCTGAGGATGCTGTATTTGGTGCTGGATTGCCGGCCCATTGGCTGGTTCAATACTAAAGTTGAACCAATGACTGGCTCAGCTATTATAAGAGTTTTAGGAAATATCGGGTATACCGCGCGTTGAAATCCAACCACCACCACGCGCAGGAAAACACCTAAATACATATGGGGATTACGGAATACACCAGGCTCAGTAAAGGGCAGCGTCGACTTGTTAGTATTTTGTTGGGTGGCTATTTGGTATTGCTGCTGAATAGCCTGCTTTTGTTGTTGTTTGAGTCGTCTACAGCCGGCTTGTACATGACGATGGTGCTGTTGCACATAGGCCTTGGCTTCCTCATCGTGCTGCCTGTCACCGCTTTTCTTGTATTGCACGTGCGTGCAATGCCCAGGAAAGAGAATCCGTCAGCAGCCTGGGTAGGCATTGGCACAGCCTTGTCTTTGGTTGTGCTGCTCGCAACAGGTACGGCACTGGCAGTCTGGGGTGCTGCAGCGAGTGGGCATTGGGTACTGGTGACCCATATCGTGACAGCCGTCACCTCAATCCTCTTCTTTATTTTACACGTCTCGCTTAAGTATGGGGCGAAATACCATTTTCTGGAGTGGGGCCATACCTGGCGGCAGGGGGCAGGTGAGTTTACGCGTCATCCGCTGTCCATTACAGTATTGACCGGGGTCTTGCTCTCTGTAACCATAGCAGCATTTCCCATGTTGGGCAGTACTTCTGCGGTATATGTTGAGGGAGAATCAGAAGCTGATCTCATGTTGTCCCAGGCTGTACTGGCGCATGATGGTTTTCTTGATCCCGAAGACCTGGGCCGCGCTGAGTCTTGTGGGCAGGCGGGGTGCCACCCGGATGTGTATGCACAATGGGAGGAATCTGTGCATCATTTTTCTTCATTCAACAATCCCTGGTATCGGAAGTCAATTGAGGTGCTTGTTGAGCGAAAAGGCAACGAGCCTGCAGCATGGTGTGCTTCGTGCCATGATCCGCAAGTGCTTTACACCGGCGGCATGGTGGCTGATAAACCCATTGACATGGACCACTGGACGGCAAAAGAAGGCCTCACATGCCTGTCTTGCCACGCAATCGAAGGGCTGCAGGATGTAAAAGGGAATGGGAGATACGTAATAAGCAAACCTGATGAGTACCCGTTTGCGCGGGCTGAAGACGGCGTTGGCAAGTGGTTGCACACCAAGCTGATCAAAACAAAGCCAGAAGCACATCGGGCTGCAATGTTGAAGCCGGTTCATAAAACCGACGAATTTTGCGGTTCTTGCCACAAAGTTGGCCTGCCACCAGAAGTGAATCACTATAAATGGAAACGGGGGCAAAATCAGTACGATAGCTGGCATGCCAGCGGCGTCTCTGGTAATACCGTGCGCTCCTTCTACTTGCCACCTAAGCCTGTCGCCTGTGCCTCATGTCACATGCCGCTAGTGCCCTCCGACGACATGGGCAATGATGGCGGATACATTCGTAGCCACCGTTTTGCGGCTGCCAACACAGCTGTACCGTTCTTAAATGGCCATGCTGATCAGCAGGCTGCTGTAATACAGGCATTGCAAGATTCAATTGTGACCGTCGATTTGTTTATGGTTACTGTGAACGGGGTTGCGTATGGTCCCGAAGATGATATGCCGCTTATGCGCACTGGTGACAAGGTTGAACTGAGTGCCGTGGTACGGAACCGTAAAGTGGGACATCGCTTTCCCGCCGGCACCAATGACTCCAACGAAATCTGGCTACAATTGCTTGCACGTGATGAAGCTGGCAATCCTGTGCTGTCGTCTGGTACCACCGACGCGCTCGGCCGCGTTGATTCTACAGCCCATTTCT
Encoded proteins:
- a CDS encoding Gfo/Idh/MocA family oxidoreductase codes for the protein MYLGVFLRVVVVGFQRAVYPIFPKTLIIAEPVIGSTLVLNQPMGRQSSTKYSILSTAMNFAILGPGLVADYHVTAIEANKHLGASLRTIIHYEPSKFEGISEKYGVPCQSLEAALADTTLDAVCICTPSGQHARQAIACIEAGKHVLIEKPMALRLADADAMIAAAKANNVHIVVAFQRRTEPLFLDIKRAIMGGDLGQLTMASVVLPYFRGQTYYDQAPWRGTWAEDGGGVLMNQGIHIIDLLVWYMGDPVDIKAHAGTLLRDIEVEDVLAASLKFSSGAVATVTATTTTGDGAPHRLELYGTNGCIQVTGETATRWYLKDKTLQTVVPHITSEPVEAGASSDPRGIKAVGHTALIKTLITAVNNGQTAHINGIEGRRSLATVNGIYRAAGLIQDV
- a CDS encoding MutS family DNA mismatch repair protein is translated as MKQKSKRFDLLTRYVRRLVGRIQQLQGASLRYSRARLAVVLVMTVACIVLFQQDLVTAGWSVLAMGIICFGALAYYHGKVLESLQRHRYWKEIKQSHMSRMQLDWPKMPAPLDLTPDPNHPFESDLNMTGHRSMHQLMNTAPSRGGGERLADWMLELSPDPDCIAGRQLLVQELAHAALFRDHLVLAGKLVSANDETPWDGNALLQWVGSEDKPFKLLRALYLLIGFGVVNIGLVMLNVMGFLPAWWALTISLYGALYLYFHRTFGFASLDAFNIESGLKKFRAVWAYLEKHHYTKMPQTEVLCAPFLSPGAKPSEALGRIERIAAFVSLQMAAGGFMVLVLNALFPWDLFFTHRLHLAKSTIRRHLPDWLDVWHELEALSSMATFADLHPNYVFPEILQASASDAPVLSAKAVGHPLLAEADKVKNDFAIDALGEVIIVTGSNMSGKSTFLRTLGVNMRLAYMGAPVDAGSFKISLLRIFTCLQVNDSINDGISFFYAEVKRLKALLDAFREDAAYPLFFLVDEIFRGTNNRERLIGSRAYIRSVASGHGIGLIATHDLELVQLEDEIPDISNFHFREEIVDGKMVFDYQLHNGPCPTTNALRIMALEGLPVADMDSVS
- a CDS encoding tetratricopeptide repeat protein, whose product is MGITEYTRLSKGQRRLVSILLGGYLVLLLNSLLLLLFESSTAGLYMTMVLLHIGLGFLIVLPVTAFLVLHVRAMPRKENPSAAWVGIGTALSLVVLLATGTALAVWGAAASGHWVLVTHIVTAVTSILFFILHVSLKYGAKYHFLEWGHTWRQGAGEFTRHPLSITVLTGVLLSVTIAAFPMLGSTSAVYVEGESEADLMLSQAVLAHDGFLDPEDLGRAESCGQAGCHPDVYAQWEESVHHFSSFNNPWYRKSIEVLVERKGNEPAAWCASCHDPQVLYTGGMVADKPIDMDHWTAKEGLTCLSCHAIEGLQDVKGNGRYVISKPDEYPFARAEDGVGKWLHTKLIKTKPEAHRAAMLKPVHKTDEFCGSCHKVGLPPEVNHYKWKRGQNQYDSWHASGVSGNTVRSFYLPPKPVACASCHMPLVPSDDMGNDGGYIRSHRFAAANTAVPFLNGHADQQAAVIQALQDSIVTVDLFMVTVNGVAYGPEDDMPLMRTGDKVELSAVVRNRKVGHRFPAGTNDSNEIWLQLLARDEAGNPVLSSGTTDALGRVDSTAHFFGAVLVDQAGNEINKRNAQDWMARVYANVINPGTARTVHYNFTVPRGTSIASLEMALQHRKFKWYFNEYSFRGRLVAGQPDSLKKVEVELREHELGPGDAPDIPITTMATVQRTAGTPYTAKRPLWERWNDYGIGLLLEGDTKTSILAFEKVAQLEGNPVEGFINQARVLLEEGQIDRARDVLKEAEGVKPGYLKTAYFEGQVHKANADYNDALAVWERVADAYPGDRVLLLDIARIHYLNGDYERMLPWLDRVLEIDPEHVGALYNRMLAVGALGMDDELEEARRLYLYHKDNEDELTITATYKKQHPMANREAQSIHIHELKRYFAP